The following nucleotide sequence is from Borreliella spielmanii.
GCATTCAATGCAGGTTTCATTTTCTGACAATTTGTTGGGCAGAATTTTTGATGGTTCTGGAAATCCTAGGGATGGAGGTCCTTCGCTTGATGATAGTCTGATTGAAATTGGGGGGCCTTCTGCAAATCCTACAAAACGCATTGTTCCTAGAAATATGATAAGGACAGGGCTTCCAATGATAGATGTTTTTAACACCCTTGTTGAATCTCAAAAATTACCAATTTTTTCTGTTTCTGGTGAGCCTTATAATGAACTTCTTGTGAGAATTGCACTTCAAGCAGAGGTTGATTTGATAATTCTTGGAGGAATGGGACTCAAGCACGATGATTATTTGACTTTTAAAGATTCTTTAGAAAAAGGAGGTGCTTTAAGTAGAACAATTTTTTTTGTTCATACCGCTAATGATTCTGTTGTTGAATCTTTAACTGTTCCTGATATTTCGCTTTCTGTTGCTGAAAAGTTTGCCCTTAAGGGTAAAAAAGTTTTAGTGCTTCTTACAGACATGACAAATTTTGCTGATGCGATGAAAGAAATATCTATTACTATGGAACAAGTGCCTTCTAACAGAGGTTATCCTGGGGATTTATATTCTCAGCTTGCATATCGTTATGAGAAAGCTATTGATTTTGAAGGTGCAGGGTCGATTACAATACTTGCGGTTACAACTATGCCGGGTGATGATGTTACTCATCCTGTTCCTGATAATACTGGGTATATTACAGAAGGTCAGTACTATTTAAAGGGTGGTAGAATAGAACCTTTTGGATCGCTTTCAAGACTTAAACAAATGGTAAATAGTAAAACCAGAGATGATCACAGGGCTATAATGGATACAATGATTAAACTTTACGCATCTTCAAAAGAGTCTGTAGAAAAGAAGGCTATGGGATTTAATATGACTAAGTGGGATGAAAAATTGCTCAAGTATAGCAACATGTTTGAAAGCAAAATGATGGATTTATCTGTTAATATTCCCTTAGAAGAGGCTTTAGATTTGGGTTGGAATATTCTTGCTAGTTGTTTTAGTCCAAAAGAAACAGGAATAAAAACGGACCTTATTGAAAAATATTGGCCTAAAAAAGAGACTTGTTGATTATGTCTAAAATTAAATTGACCAAAAATGATCTTAAAAAGCAAAAAGATGAACTTAAAATGTTTAAGAGATATTTGCCTACTTTACAGCTTAAGAAACAACAACTTTATATGGAAATTGTTAGAATTGAGAGTTCTTATAAAATTAAAAATCTTGAACAACAAAAGCTTAAAGGCAGTATTTCTAATTGGATTTCTCTTTTTAGCGAAGAATTTCCTTTTGAGAGTTGGATTCAAGTAAAAACAGTGGTCAAAAAGTCTGTAAATATTGCAGGAGTTGCAATTCCTATATTCGATTCTATTGAATATGAAGATATAAGGCATGACTTACTTTTTACCCCTTATTGGGTAGATAAGGGAATTGAAATTCTTAAAATTGTGATTCAAATTGATGTAGAACTTAAAATTTTAAAAAAGCAGATTGATTTGCTTTTAAGAGAGTTTAGAGTAACATCTCAGAGAGTTAATTTATTTGAGAAAGTTATGATACCAACAGCAAAGGCTAATATCAAAAAAATTAATATATATCTTGGAGATCAGCAAACTGCAGCTGTTGTAAGAGGTAAAATTGCTAAGTCTAATTTGATTGATAAAAAAAAATAGGAACAAGCTTATGATTGTAAAAATGAAAAAAGTTTTACTTTTGACTTTATCGAAATATAAAAAAGAAGCTTTAGAGATTTTAAGAGATTTTGGAGCAGTTCATATTAATTCTTGCAATAAAAATTCAGAATCTTTAAAAAAAAGCATTGATAATCGGAGAATTTTAATGCAAGCTTTTTCACTCCTTAGAGAAGATGGGGGCGTTAAGGCTTTAAAATCTTCTAATGGAAATTTTTTAGATATTGCAAAAAGCATAGTCAATTTAGGTAATGAGATTAAAGAATTTCAAGATGTTAAACGATCTTTATTGCATGAAAGGGATTTGATTTCCGTTTGGGGAAATTTTTCTTTAGAGTATATCAACAAATTGAAAGAATCTAAAATTTATATTCAATTTTTTAAAATTCAAAAAAGTGAATATAAAAATTTATTAAGAGATCCTAATATTAATGTGCTTTTGATTAAAAATGTGAAGAACATTTCTTATTTTGTAAGTGTTGGTGAGTTTGAGCAAAAAATTGAAATTGCTGATGAGTTTAAGTTTAATTTTGATCTTTATTATATTAATAATAAATTAAAGGTTGTTGATGAGATTTTAGATCAAAAATTGACTCAAATTTCTCTTTTTAATAAATATATTGATATTTTAAAAGACGAGATAAAAAATTATGATCAAATTGTAGAGTTTGAGCAAGTTTTAGCTGATATGCAAACCGATTTCGATGATTTTTCGTATATTACAGGTTTTGTTCCAGCTGAAAGTCAAGAATCTCTTAAAAGCTCGGTTTTAAAAGCAGGTTTTGCAGTTCAATTTGCAGATCCTGAAGAAAATGATATTATTCCAACTTATATAAAAAGAAAAGGAATTGCCAATTTAGCTGCACCTATTTTTAACATTTTAGAGACAATTCCTGGTTATAAAGAAAGAGATATAAGTTTTATTTTTATGTTATTTTTCTTTGTATTTTTTGGTATGATAATAGGTGATGCGGCTTATGGAGTGATATTTTTTTTGATAGGAATTTTGCTTAGTTTGAGTTTTGTTCTTAAAGGCAAGCCCCTAACTTCAGTTCATGGATTAATATTTTATCTTAGTGTATCATCAATCCTTTATGGTTCTATGACTGGTACTTGGTTTGGAAGTCCTTTAATTCTTGAAATGTTTCCTATTTTAAATTTATTTAAAGTTAATTATTTGACAGAGAAAAATAGTGTGCAAAATATTATCTTTATCTGTTTTTCAATAGGAGTTTTGCAAATTTCATTGGCGCATGCTTGGAATTTTTTCAAACAAGTAAAAGAAAAGCCCCATATTCATTCAATTGCACAGATTGGCTGGCTTATATGTATACTTGGTCTTTATTATCTTGTTTTGAATTTGATACTAAGTCAATCTCGATTTCCCATGTATAATGCTGTTTATAATACAATATATTTGGGTGTTGCACTTGTATTTGTTTTTGGCAAACAAGATGGTTCAAATTTTTTTAAGTGCATATTTAAAAGTTTTGGGGGTATTATAGAGCAATTTTTAACTACTGTGTCGGGGTTTGCAGATATAATATCTTATATTAGACTTTTTGCAGTTGGACTTGCTGGGCTTTCAATCTCAGCAAGCTTTAATGCTATGTCAATGCCTTTGTTAAAATCTTCTAATATTGGTTTTGTAATAGTTGGAATTATTGTTATACTTTTTGGGCATGTTTTAAATATAATGTTATCTTTACTTTCAGTAATTGTTCATGGAGTAAGGCTTAATATGCTTGAGTTTTCAAACCATTTAGGGCAAGAATGGAGTGGATATGCTTATAAGCCTTTTAGAAAAATAAAAAAATAAATAAAAAGGAGTACTTATGGATATAGGTTTAATAGGGGTTAATTCAGCTTTGACAATCTCAGCAATAGGGTCTGCTCTGGGCATGGGAGCAGCAGGTAGTGCTGCTATTGGAGCATGGAAGAGGTGCTATATGCAAGGAAAGCCAGCACCATTTTTATTGATTGTTTTTGTATCAGCACCATTGACTCAAATAATATATGGATATATTTTAATGAACACGTTATATGAGGTAATGATGCAGACAAATCCGTGGTTATTACTTGGAGCTGGTCTTGGTGGTGGATTTGCGATCGCTGTTTCTGGATTTGCTCAAGGTAAAGCGGCAGCAGGCGCTTGTGATGCTTTTTCTGAGACTGGTAAGGGATTTGCTACATACCTATTAGTTTTGGGTTTAATAGAATCTGTTGCTCTTTTTGTAATGGTATTTTTAATGATATTTAAGTTTGTTTGATTTTAATTTATTATCTCTTTTAATTTTAATATTAAATTTTCTCGTAATTTATGAGTTAATTTAATATATTTATTATTATGAGAAATTTGGTTTTATTTTTTTTTGCCCTGCCTTTTTCTATTTCTTTGAATTCTTCAAGTAATAGAAATTTTCCGTATTGGATTTTACTTGAAAAAGGTAGGCAATTTCTTTATTCTAAATCTGAATTTAGTAAGTCTAATCTTACACATGCTATTAATTATTTGCAGGAAGCTTTGCTTAGAAAAGGTGTTTATCCTGAAGCCAGTTATTATTTGTCAGTAGCTTATGGCATGTCTGGCAATTCTGTTCTTGAAAAATTAAACCTTTACAAGTCTTTTGAAGACAAAGATTATTTACTAGATGAATCTTTTGAAAAAAAAATACTTTTTTCTTTGGCCAAAATGGCTGAACTTGAGAATAATTATGTTGATACGATTGATTATTTAAATGATATATTAAATAAGTTTTCAACTAAAAAAGATTATTATAGTTATCATGATTATTCTCAAGGCGAGAATAGCACATCAAACAATAAATTTAATGTTTCATTTTATCTAACTTCTTATTTAAAACAAGTAAGAGGAGCTTTTGGAATTGATTTTACTTTTAATCTTTACAGATTTAAAAACTACAATGTTATTGATACTCACGAATTATTGTCAAAAGTTTATTTGCGCTTAAAAGCTTATGAGCTTTCAATTACTCATGGACTTATAGCTGCGGTAGGGATTTTAACAAGAATGTATGAGTATGTTTGTTATTATGAACCTGTGTATCAGTTTAGAAATTTAAGATCTTTTGTTAAAAAAATTAATGAGTATAAGGCAATAAAAAGTGCCTTTGAATCTACAGATTTTTGGGAAATAGTTTATAATGTTGCTGTTGCTACTTATGCATATTCTAATGGTAATTATAAATTTAGAGCAATAGATACTTGGAAATTAATAGTGGATCTTGCACCAAGATTTTCTCCTTATATTGCGAAATCAAGAAGTCAAATTAAAAATTTTGTATTTAAAAAAAGGTAAATTTTTAAGTCTTGATTTGTATTTCAGGAAGGAG
It contains:
- a CDS encoding V-type ATP synthase subunit B, yielding MKRVYSKIESIAGNVITVTAQGIKYGELAIVKAKDTSSLAEVIKLDREKVSLQVYGGTRGVSTSDEIKFLGHSMQVSFSDNLLGRIFDGSGNPRDGGPSLDDSLIEIGGPSANPTKRIVPRNMIRTGLPMIDVFNTLVESQKLPIFSVSGEPYNELLVRIALQAEVDLIILGGMGLKHDDYLTFKDSLEKGGALSRTIFFVHTANDSVVESLTVPDISLSVAEKFALKGKKVLVLLTDMTNFADAMKEISITMEQVPSNRGYPGDLYSQLAYRYEKAIDFEGAGSITILAVTTMPGDDVTHPVPDNTGYITEGQYYLKGGRIEPFGSLSRLKQMVNSKTRDDHRAIMDTMIKLYASSKESVEKKAMGFNMTKWDEKLLKYSNMFESKMMDLSVNIPLEEALDLGWNILASCFSPKETGIKTDLIEKYWPKKETC
- a CDS encoding V-type ATP synthase subunit D, with product MSKIKLTKNDLKKQKDELKMFKRYLPTLQLKKQQLYMEIVRIESSYKIKNLEQQKLKGSISNWISLFSEEFPFESWIQVKTVVKKSVNIAGVAIPIFDSIEYEDIRHDLLFTPYWVDKGIEILKIVIQIDVELKILKKQIDLLLREFRVTSQRVNLFEKVMIPTAKANIKKINIYLGDQQTAAVVRGKIAKSNLIDKKK
- a CDS encoding V-type ATP synthase subunit I; the protein is MIVKMKKVLLLTLSKYKKEALEILRDFGAVHINSCNKNSESLKKSIDNRRILMQAFSLLREDGGVKALKSSNGNFLDIAKSIVNLGNEIKEFQDVKRSLLHERDLISVWGNFSLEYINKLKESKIYIQFFKIQKSEYKNLLRDPNINVLLIKNVKNISYFVSVGEFEQKIEIADEFKFNFDLYYINNKLKVVDEILDQKLTQISLFNKYIDILKDEIKNYDQIVEFEQVLADMQTDFDDFSYITGFVPAESQESLKSSVLKAGFAVQFADPEENDIIPTYIKRKGIANLAAPIFNILETIPGYKERDISFIFMLFFFVFFGMIIGDAAYGVIFFLIGILLSLSFVLKGKPLTSVHGLIFYLSVSSILYGSMTGTWFGSPLILEMFPILNLFKVNYLTEKNSVQNIIFICFSIGVLQISLAHAWNFFKQVKEKPHIHSIAQIGWLICILGLYYLVLNLILSQSRFPMYNAVYNTIYLGVALVFVFGKQDGSNFFKCIFKSFGGIIEQFLTTVSGFADIISYIRLFAVGLAGLSISASFNAMSMPLLKSSNIGFVIVGIIVILFGHVLNIMLSLLSVIVHGVRLNMLEFSNHLGQEWSGYAYKPFRKIKK
- a CDS encoding ATP synthase subunit K (produces ATP from ADP in the presence of a proton gradient across the membrane; the K subunit is a nonenzymatic component which binds the dimeric form by interacting with the G and E subunits), yielding MDIGLIGVNSALTISAIGSALGMGAAGSAAIGAWKRCYMQGKPAPFLLIVFVSAPLTQIIYGYILMNTLYEVMMQTNPWLLLGAGLGGGFAIAVSGFAQGKAAAGACDAFSETGKGFATYLLVLGLIESVALFVMVFLMIFKFV